In Saprospiraceae bacterium, a genomic segment contains:
- a CDS encoding T9SS type A sorting domain-containing protein, translating to MERLYLGPELNQCGIGYFYRYFAARDQQGNYSQECFQRITVVNHHIFDNNDIDWPDDYETSDICDPNQLIPERLFYPYDKPVTNDDECSLIGLSYHDHVLSPTNVGDPCFKIIRVWKVIDWCQRDIDNNVIIWQDTQYIKVFNYVDPTIDRISPDTTICSYDVNCRPIPVSFSIEASDDCTNFDELLYICKIDYHSDGTIDFIQSRIGVDEVNGTWPLGTHLVKWEVEDRCGNTAKSSFTLELLNCKPPVAYCLNGLSTSLVPMDLTGDGIPDVAMDTVWAKDFDAGSYHNCGYYVVLSFSADTNDIYRIFDCDDRGLQEVEMWVTDINGNTSFCRTFIDIQDNSHFCPPMFTNAKVEGEIMTEVMDRVENVRIELLNSGRNELMTNTNGGYLFDQIPTNQKYELTPRKTDGWVNGVSTADIVKIQRHILGIEPLTSGYKMIAADANRSGEITAKDVSELRRLILGITNEIQGNTSWRFVHALHAFNDVSNALKQVIPESYEISSLHSDMKLDFYAVKVGDLNGTAATKGFGSISNRSGQVLELEADAIALMKGEETEIALRIVNGKNYNGLQFTLEWLTQQLEIIGVEGNSKKGVSDDHYSLHQLTNGKLSLSWNGNMEDGMELLTLKVRAKENCNTSEVLRIGQSITPALSVVNDGSEGQLAIKFRGSSQETFVVIPNEPNPWNEETMIGMILPQNGTVKLTVYDVSGKIHFIDQMELTKGYHEYRIGKEQVNQAGVYYYQLDYRDASHTGKMVIMD from the coding sequence TTGGAAAGACTATATCTCGGACCTGAATTGAACCAATGCGGAATCGGATACTTTTACCGGTATTTTGCAGCACGCGATCAACAAGGTAATTACAGCCAGGAATGCTTTCAAAGAATTACCGTTGTAAATCACCACATATTTGATAACAATGATATCGACTGGCCGGATGATTACGAGACCTCAGATATCTGCGATCCAAATCAATTGATTCCGGAAAGATTGTTTTATCCTTATGATAAACCAGTAACGAATGACGATGAATGCAGTTTAATCGGATTGAGTTATCACGATCATGTATTGTCACCTACCAATGTTGGAGATCCATGTTTTAAAATAATTAGAGTGTGGAAAGTGATCGACTGGTGTCAAAGAGATATTGATAACAATGTGATCATTTGGCAGGATACACAATACATCAAAGTATTTAATTACGTAGATCCAACTATAGACAGAATCAGTCCTGATACGACCATTTGCAGTTACGATGTCAATTGCAGACCTATACCTGTAAGTTTTTCTATTGAAGCTTCAGATGATTGCACAAATTTTGACGAACTGTTGTATATCTGTAAAATAGATTACCATAGCGATGGTACCATCGATTTTATACAAAGCAGAATCGGAGTTGATGAAGTGAATGGGACGTGGCCATTAGGTACACACCTGGTGAAATGGGAAGTCGAAGACCGTTGTGGAAATACCGCGAAGTCTAGTTTCACGTTGGAATTGCTCAACTGCAAACCACCCGTTGCATATTGTCTGAACGGATTGTCGACGAGCCTGGTGCCTATGGATCTTACCGGCGATGGAATTCCGGATGTAGCCATGGATACCGTTTGGGCAAAGGATTTTGATGCGGGTTCTTATCATAATTGTGGATATTATGTGGTATTGAGTTTTTCAGCAGATACCAACGATATATACCGGATATTTGATTGCGACGATCGCGGATTGCAGGAAGTAGAAATGTGGGTGACAGATATCAATGGCAACACTTCATTCTGCAGAACTTTTATAGATATCCAGGACAATAGCCATTTTTGCCCGCCTATGTTTACCAATGCTAAAGTTGAGGGCGAAATCATGACCGAAGTGATGGACAGGGTAGAGAATGTACGGATAGAGTTATTGAATTCAGGCCGGAATGAACTGATGACCAATACCAATGGCGGATATTTATTTGATCAGATTCCGACGAATCAAAAATACGAACTAACGCCAAGAAAGACCGATGGCTGGGTGAATGGAGTAAGTACAGCAGACATTGTCAAAATTCAAAGACATATATTGGGCATCGAGCCTCTTACATCCGGATATAAAATGATAGCAGCAGATGCCAATCGCAGCGGAGAGATTACGGCGAAGGACGTATCTGAATTGAGACGATTGATCCTTGGTATTACAAATGAAATCCAGGGCAACACCAGTTGGAGATTTGTACATGCATTACATGCATTCAACGATGTCAGCAATGCATTAAAACAAGTTATTCCTGAATCTTATGAAATATCGAGTTTGCATAGCGATATGAAACTTGATTTTTATGCAGTGAAAGTGGGAGACCTCAATGGTACCGCAGCAACAAAGGGATTTGGAAGTATAAGCAATAGAAGTGGACAAGTATTAGAGCTGGAAGCAGATGCAATAGCATTGATGAAAGGTGAGGAAACAGAGATTGCGCTGCGAATTGTAAACGGCAAGAATTATAACGGATTACAGTTTACCCTGGAATGGCTGACGCAACAATTAGAAATCATTGGAGTGGAAGGCAATTCGAAAAAAGGAGTAAGCGATGACCATTATTCATTGCATCAATTGACCAACGGAAAGCTGAGCTTAAGTTGGAATGGCAATATGGAAGATGGAATGGAGTTGTTGACATTAAAAGTTAGAGCAAAGGAAAATTGTAATACTTCTGAAGTCTTGCGCATCGGACAAAGTATCACTCCGGCACTCAGTGTAGTCAATGATGGAAGTGAAGGTCAGCTTGCAATTAAGTTCAGAGGAAGCAGTCAGGAAACATTTGTGGTCATCCCCAATGAACCGAATCCTTGGAATGAAGAAACGATGATTGGAATGATCTTACCACAAAACGGAACAGTCAAGTTGACCGTTTACGATGTAAGCGGTAAAATACATTTCATCGATCAGATGGAATTGACAAAAGGATACCATGAATACCGGATCGGCAAAGAGCAGGTAAATCAGGCAGGAGTCTATTACTATCAGCTTGATTACAGAGATGCAAGCCACACCGGAAAGATGGTGATTATGGATTAG
- a CDS encoding T9SS type A sorting domain-containing protein, translating to MQHKREDDWGPEVGFCCEDVGQTVMVGFKVIDHSGNEAICMVNVEVQDKEAPQISCPPNITVDCRFDIDYNNLEVFGKVVTDTSVREKIIIDPSYYHHIDGHPLDGYAADNCPPTILERLYLGPELNQCGIGYFYRYFAARDQQGNYSQECFQRITVVNHHIFDNNDIDWPDDYETSDICDPNQLIPERLFYPYDKPVTNDDECSLIGLSYHDHVLSPTNVGDPCFKIIRVWKVIDWCQRDIDNNVIIWQDTQYIKVFNYVDPTIDRISPDTTICSYDVNCRPIPVSFSIEASDDCTNFDELLYICKIDYHSDGTIDFIQSRIGVDEVNGTWPLGTHLVKWEVEDRCGNTAKSSFTLELLNCKPPVAYCLNGLSTSLVPMDLTGDGIPDVAMDTVWAKDFDAGSYHNCGYYVVLSFSADTNDIYRIFDCDDRGLGSRNVGDRYQWQHFILQNFYRYQDNSHFCPPMFTNAKVEGEIMTEVMDRVENVRIELLNSGRNELMTNTNGGYLFDQIPTNQKYELTPRKTDGWVNGVSTADIVKIQRHILGIEPLTSGYKMIAADANRSGEITAKDVSELRRLILGITNEIQGNTSWRFVHALHAFNDVSNALKQVIPESYEISSLHSDMKLDFYAVKVGDLNGTAATKGFGSISNRSGQVLELEADAIALMKGEETEIALRIVNGKNYNGLQFTLEWLTQQLEIIGVEGNSKKGVSDDHYSLHQLTNGKLSLSWNGNMEDGMELLTLKVRAKENCNTSEVLRIGQSITPALSVVNDGSEGQLAIKFRGSSQETFVVIPNEPNPWNEETMIGMILPQNGTVKLTVYDVSGKIHFIDQMELTKGYHEYRIGKEQVNQAGVYYYQLDYRDASHTGKMVIMD from the coding sequence TTGCAACACAAGAGGGAAGATGATTGGGGTCCGGAAGTTGGATTTTGTTGCGAAGATGTAGGACAAACTGTAATGGTTGGATTTAAAGTGATTGATCATAGCGGTAACGAAGCCATTTGCATGGTCAATGTTGAAGTTCAGGATAAAGAAGCTCCACAAATCAGTTGTCCGCCAAATATTACGGTTGATTGCAGATTTGATATAGACTACAATAATTTGGAAGTGTTTGGTAAAGTAGTTACGGATACATCTGTAAGGGAAAAAATCATTATTGATCCAAGCTATTACCATCATATAGACGGTCATCCATTAGACGGATATGCAGCAGATAATTGTCCACCCACGATTTTGGAAAGACTATATCTCGGACCTGAATTGAACCAATGCGGAATCGGATACTTTTACCGGTATTTTGCAGCACGCGATCAACAAGGTAATTACAGCCAGGAATGCTTTCAAAGAATTACCGTTGTAAATCACCACATATTTGATAACAATGATATCGACTGGCCGGATGATTACGAGACCTCAGATATCTGCGATCCAAATCAATTGATTCCGGAAAGATTGTTTTATCCTTATGATAAACCAGTAACGAATGACGATGAATGCAGTTTAATCGGATTGAGTTATCACGATCATGTATTGTCACCTACCAATGTTGGAGATCCATGTTTTAAAATAATTAGAGTGTGGAAAGTGATCGACTGGTGTCAAAGAGATATTGATAACAATGTGATCATTTGGCAGGATACACAATACATCAAAGTATTTAATTACGTAGATCCAACTATAGACAGAATCAGTCCTGATACGACCATTTGCAGTTACGATGTCAATTGCAGACCTATACCTGTAAGTTTTTCTATTGAAGCTTCAGATGATTGCACAAATTTTGACGAACTGTTGTATATCTGTAAAATAGATTACCATAGCGATGGTACCATCGATTTTATACAAAGCAGAATCGGAGTTGATGAAGTGAATGGGACGTGGCCATTAGGCACACACCTGGTGAAATGGGAAGTCGAAGACCGTTGTGGAAATACCGCGAAGTCTAGTTTCACGTTGGAATTGCTCAACTGCAAACCACCCGTTGCATATTGTCTGAACGGATTGTCGACGAGCCTGGTGCCTATGGATCTTACCGGCGATGGAATTCCGGATGTAGCCATGGATACCGTTTGGGCAAAGGATTTTGATGCGGGTTCTTATCATAATTGTGGATATTATGTGGTATTGAGTTTTTCAGCAGATACCAACGATATATACCGGATATTTGATTGCGACGATCGCGGATTGGGAAGTAGAAATGTGGGTGACAGATATCAATGGCAACACTTCATTCTGCAGAACTTTTATAGATATCAGGACAATAGCCATTTTTGCCCGCCTATGTTTACCAATGCTAAAGTTGAGGGCGAAATCATGACCGAAGTGATGGACAGGGTAGAGAATGTACGGATAGAGTTATTGAATTCAGGCCGGAATGAACTGATGACCAATACCAATGGCGGATATTTATTTGATCAGATTCCGACGAATCAAAAATACGAACTAACGCCAAGAAAGACCGATGGCTGGGTGAATGGAGTAAGTACAGCAGACATTGTCAAAATTCAAAGACATATATTGGGCATCGAGCCTCTTACATCCGGATATAAAATGATAGCAGCAGATGCCAATCGCAGCGGAGAGATTACGGCGAAGGACGTATCTGAATTGAGACGATTGATCCTTGGTATTACAAATGAAATCCAGGGCAACACCAGTTGGAGATTTGTACATGCATTACATGCATTCAACGATGTCAGCAATGCATTAAAACAAGTTATTCCTGAATCTTATGAAATATCGAGTTTGCATAGCGATATGAAACTTGATTTTTATGCAGTGAAAGTGGGAGACCTCAATGGTACCGCAGCAACAAAGGGATTTGGAAGTATAAGCAATAGAAGTGGACAAGTATTAGAGCTGGAAGCAGATGCAATAGCATTGATGAAAGGTGAGGAAACAGAGATTGCGCTGCGAATTGTAAACGGCAAGAATTATAACGGATTACAGTTTACCCTGGAATGGCTGACGCAACAATTAGAAATCATTGGAGTGGAAGGCAATTCGAAAAAAGGAGTAAGCGATGACCATTATTCATTGCATCAATTGACCAACGGAAAGCTGAGCTTAAGTTGGAATGGCAATATGGAAGATGGAATGGAGTTGTTGACATTAAAAGTTAGAGCAAAGGAAAATTGTAATACTTCTGAAGTCTTGCGCATCGGACAAAGTATCACTCCGGCACTCAGTGTAGTCAATGATGGAAGTGAAGGTCAGCTTGCAATTAAGTTCAGAGGAAGCAGTCAGGAAACATTTGTGGTCATCCCCAATGAACCGAATCCTTGGAATGAAGAAACGATGATTGGAATGATCTTACCACAAAACGGAACAGTCAAGTTGACCGTTTACGATGTAAGCGGTAAAATACATTTCATCGATCAGATGGAATTGACAAAAGGATACCATGAATACCGGATCGGCAAAGAGCAGGTAAATCAGGCAGGAGTCTATTACTATCAGCTTGATTACAGAGATGCAAGCCACACCGGAAAGATGGTGATTATGGATTAG
- a CDS encoding DUF3494 domain-containing protein, protein MSFKLRSNFSLIYLVCFSLIAKFNFAQAPDLRSTSSFALFTAAGAFNNNGATVITGDIGTNVGAFSGFPPGIVIGSIHISDPAAAQAAADVALVYSDLFGVMCDQVIGSTLGNGQVLGPDVYCIGAAATLNAELILDGQGDPNALFIFQINGALSTSTLSKVTLINGASICNVYWQVNGAFALGEGSVFRGTLVANGAISLLEASSLYGRALSTAGAISLFNNVVNISQRPIPSSIVATGATTFCTGGSVILVGNVGGVWNTGATTPSISVSTSGDYFVVNTNLCGSDTSNHIQVTVNSLPACSISGDELICPGSSTNLCAPNVTGHSYEWSTGATTECILVNSSGSFNVTITDINGCSNVCSKSVIVSQIITCNISGNNSICAGSSATLCVPNVIGNSYLWSTNEQTNCLTNSNAGTYSVTVTQANGCVSLCSRTVTVNPLADCIISGNTSFCLGSSTLLCVANVVGSTYLWNTGATSNCITAVTAGNYSVTVTAANGCVSSCNTFVSINPLPICAITGLNRICPGNSTNLCVPNVAGSSYLWNTGETSNCISVSTAGNYRVTITDVNGCTSSCLSTVSVVSDCIITGNNTICPGTSTLLCVPELVGDTYLWSTGETTRCISVINADTYSVTVTNSGCEETCQIILTLLDSETTISCPPDITIDLDTFDCNRVYCYAVTGTGTCPTGVVNLPGYNFIGSFNGNSYFISPPGITNHQNWLDANQLAAELGGHLVTIEDVLENNFLTSNIPFTNPFLPGNGIGSNQYWIGLRYSPRLDHFKWTTEEEFIYSNWGPLQPGFIDGDYVWYFDINVPGFGPGTWYDGDSIVPIKRYIIEIEDGLKIKLISGLASGSVFPPGVTTNIYEVEDAAGQTAQCSFNVNVIGSASMQCIDLNISLNEDCNAEITPEMLLSGDFNCYDLFEVTLSHYGHPVPNPVTQDWIGKTILASVTDPTTGNSCWSSLVIEDKLAPVIVCRADTVDCNLVEENFPLNYEGFDCSKYTVTTIGERFVHYDCDSLFLKGIFRDIEIRDEFGGADYCTDTIYTKRIKAEDVVLPTLDFYNFTCETKFLKDQNGNPSPLVTRVPYVVQSDGGINPIWPLNELLDCHLFISYEDTDLGEINCVRKIMRTWTVREWWCHTEITRQSNQLIIISDPFGPVITHMPYGFDATTGPRSCYGRVLLPPIEAEDACHNKLRVDIAYPGGILLNQNGGWVDLPAGKDTIYYRVYDDCYNLTEVYIIINVIDATEPVAVCDRNTVVALNRFGERPRYRQKYLTMAVLMNAQYIILK, encoded by the coding sequence ATGAGTTTTAAACTACGATCCAATTTTTCTCTAATTTATTTGGTTTGTTTTTCATTGATTGCAAAATTCAATTTTGCCCAAGCTCCCGATTTAAGATCAACTTCAAGTTTCGCTTTATTTACTGCTGCTGGTGCATTTAATAATAATGGTGCAACGGTAATTACAGGTGACATTGGCACAAACGTTGGAGCCTTCAGTGGATTCCCGCCCGGAATTGTGATCGGTTCCATACATATTTCAGATCCTGCAGCTGCCCAAGCCGCAGCAGATGTTGCTCTCGTATATAGCGATTTATTCGGAGTGATGTGTGACCAAGTTATAGGCTCGACACTGGGAAATGGACAAGTTCTAGGTCCAGATGTTTATTGTATAGGAGCTGCGGCAACTCTTAATGCTGAATTAATTTTAGATGGGCAAGGTGATCCTAATGCATTATTTATATTTCAAATTAATGGCGCACTATCTACAAGTACGCTCTCAAAAGTAACTTTGATAAATGGTGCATCTATTTGCAATGTATACTGGCAAGTCAATGGTGCTTTTGCTTTAGGTGAAGGTTCAGTTTTTAGAGGAACCCTCGTTGCCAATGGAGCAATAAGTCTTTTAGAAGCTTCTTCACTTTATGGAAGAGCTTTGTCAACTGCCGGTGCAATTTCATTATTTAACAATGTTGTCAATATTAGTCAAAGACCAATACCTTCAAGTATCGTCGCTACTGGAGCCACTACTTTTTGTACAGGTGGGAGTGTTATACTTGTAGGGAATGTTGGTGGAGTTTGGAATACGGGTGCAACAACTCCTTCCATTAGTGTTTCTACATCTGGAGATTATTTTGTAGTAAACACAAATCTTTGCGGAAGTGATACTTCAAATCATATCCAGGTTACCGTAAATTCATTACCTGCCTGCTCAATTTCCGGAGATGAACTGATTTGTCCGGGTAGCTCTACCAATTTATGTGCACCCAATGTGACTGGTCATTCCTACGAATGGAGCACAGGCGCTACCACAGAATGTATTTTGGTAAATTCAAGCGGATCATTCAATGTTACGATTACTGACATCAATGGTTGCTCAAATGTTTGTAGTAAATCAGTCATAGTTAGTCAAATAATAACGTGTAACATTTCGGGAAATAACTCCATTTGTGCAGGAAGTTCTGCGACCTTATGTGTACCGAATGTAATTGGAAATTCTTATCTATGGAGTACAAACGAACAAACAAATTGCCTCACAAATAGTAATGCAGGAACATACAGTGTAACTGTTACCCAAGCTAATGGCTGTGTAAGTTTATGCAGTCGTACAGTTACCGTCAACCCATTGGCAGATTGTATTATATCAGGGAATACCTCTTTTTGTCTTGGGAGTTCAACTTTGCTTTGTGTTGCCAATGTAGTCGGTAGTACTTATTTATGGAACACGGGTGCAACTTCAAATTGTATCACTGCTGTTACTGCAGGAAATTATAGTGTCACGGTTACAGCTGCAAATGGTTGTGTGAGTAGTTGTAATACTTTTGTTAGTATTAATCCATTGCCAATATGTGCGATCACCGGATTAAACAGAATATGTCCTGGAAATTCAACTAACCTGTGCGTGCCAAATGTCGCCGGTAGTAGTTATTTATGGAATACCGGAGAAACATCTAATTGCATTAGTGTAAGTACAGCTGGAAATTATAGGGTTACAATCACAGATGTGAATGGTTGCACAAGTAGTTGCTTAAGCACGGTAAGTGTCGTTTCAGATTGTATCATCACCGGAAATAATACGATATGCCCAGGTACAAGTACTTTGTTGTGTGTGCCCGAATTGGTAGGTGACACATATTTATGGAGTACTGGTGAAACAACGCGTTGTATATCTGTTATAAATGCAGATACCTACTCTGTTACAGTTACAAATAGTGGATGCGAAGAAACTTGTCAAATAATTCTTACTTTATTGGATTCAGAAACAACGATAAGCTGCCCACCGGACATTACAATTGACCTGGATACTTTTGATTGCAACAGAGTTTATTGCTATGCAGTCACGGGAACGGGTACTTGTCCGACCGGAGTAGTTAATCTACCGGGTTACAATTTCATTGGAAGTTTCAATGGTAATTCTTACTTTATTTCTCCTCCGGGAATAACAAACCATCAAAACTGGTTAGATGCCAATCAACTTGCAGCTGAATTAGGTGGACATCTAGTGACCATTGAAGATGTTTTAGAAAATAATTTCCTTACAAGCAACATTCCATTTACAAATCCTTTCCTTCCCGGAAATGGAATAGGTTCCAATCAATATTGGATCGGATTAAGGTACTCTCCTAGATTGGATCATTTTAAATGGACCACAGAAGAAGAATTTATTTACTCAAACTGGGGCCCTTTACAACCCGGTTTTATCGATGGTGATTATGTTTGGTATTTTGATATAAATGTTCCAGGTTTTGGGCCAGGTACATGGTATGATGGTGATTCAATTGTTCCTATTAAAAGATACATCATTGAAATTGAAGATGGATTAAAAATAAAATTAATTTCGGGTTTGGCTAGCGGATCTGTTTTTCCGCCGGGAGTCACTACGAATATTTATGAAGTTGAAGATGCCGCCGGTCAAACAGCGCAATGCAGTTTTAATGTAAATGTGATTGGATCTGCTTCAATGCAATGCATTGATTTAAATATCAGCCTCAATGAAGATTGTAATGCTGAGATCACTCCGGAAATGTTATTATCAGGAGATTTTAATTGTTACGATTTATTTGAAGTCACATTAAGTCACTATGGACATCCTGTTCCAAATCCGGTCACCCAAGATTGGATAGGTAAAACCATTTTGGCAAGTGTAACAGATCCAACAACAGGCAATTCTTGTTGGTCAAGCTTGGTAATTGAAGACAAATTAGCGCCTGTGATCGTTTGTCGTGCAGACACTGTTGATTGCAATTTGGTGGAGGAAAATTTTCCATTGAATTACGAAGGTTTTGATTGCAGTAAATATACCGTTACTACAATTGGTGAAAGGTTTGTACATTATGATTGTGATTCATTATTTTTAAAAGGAATCTTCAGAGATATCGAAATTAGAGATGAGTTTGGTGGTGCTGATTATTGTACAGATACTATTTATACAAAAAGGATCAAAGCTGAAGATGTAGTTTTACCAACGCTTGATTTTTATAATTTTACTTGTGAAACTAAATTTTTAAAAGATCAAAATGGAAACCCAAGTCCATTGGTTACCAGAGTACCTTATGTTGTTCAAAGTGATGGAGGTATCAATCCGATTTGGCCATTAAATGAATTACTGGATTGTCATTTGTTTATAAGTTATGAAGATACAGATTTAGGAGAGATCAATTGTGTTCGCAAGATCATGCGTACCTGGACTGTAAGGGAGTGGTGGTGTCATACAGAAATCACAAGACAATCCAATCAATTGATTATCATTAGCGATCCATTCGGTCCTGTGATCACACACATGCCCTATGGATTTGATGCGACAACAGGCCCGCGCAGTTGTTATGGAAGAGTATTATTGCCACCTATAGAAGCAGAAGATGCTTGTCACAATAAACTGAGAGTAGATATAGCATATCCCGGTGGAATATTATTAAATCAAAATGGTGGTTGGGTAGATTTACCAGCAGGAAAAGATACGATTTATTACAGGGTCTATGATGATTGTTACAATTTAACTGAAGTTTATATCATCATCAATGTGATTGATGCAACGGAACCGGTAGCAGTTTGCGATAGGAATACAGTTGTTGCACTCAACAGGTTTGGAGAGAGACCTAGGTACCGGCAGAAGTATTTGACGATGGCAGTTTTGATGAATGCGCAGTACATCATTTTGAAGTGA